One Pyrus communis chromosome 13, drPyrComm1.1, whole genome shotgun sequence genomic window carries:
- the LOC137713652 gene encoding transcription factor WER-like — translation MDGGNDYKKGLWTVEEDRILTDYIGVHGKGKWNRVNKVTGLKRSGKSCRLRWMNYLSPSVKRSDFSEEEDDLIIRVHNLVGNRWSLIAGRVPGRTDNQVKNHWNSHLSKKLGVNSKRGKTKAKTYSDSKRAKNNFCTPSSESNSELQPLPNSDSNSNISGDHEAAAAIDGFDEEMMNIQDHIGSKSEVGFSGMSEATMMSNDYSFWFHNDDLNPYEPLFIGPYSG, via the exons ATGGACGGTGGGAATGATTATAAGAAAGGTCTTTGGACAGTGGAGGAGGACAGAATTCTGACGGATTACATCGGGGTGCATGGCAAAGGCAAGTGGAATCGTGTCAATAAAGTCACAG GATTGAAGAGGAGCGGCAAAAGTTGCAGATTAAGGTGGATGAATTATCTAAGTCCCAGCGTGAAGAGAAGTGACTTCtcggaggaagaagatgatctCATCATTCGAGTCCATAACCTCGTTGGCAACAG GTGGTCTTTGATTGCTGGCCGTGTTCCTGGGAGAACTGACAATCAAGTGAAGAACCATTGGAATAGTCATTTGAGCAAGAAGCTCGGTGTCAATTCAAAAAGAGGAAAGACAAAAGCCAAGACTTATTCCGACTCAAAACgagcaaaaaataatttctgCACACCCTCATCAGAGTCAAACTCCGAGTTGCAACCACTTCCCAATTCCGATTCCAATTCTAATATTTCTGGTGATCATGAAGCTGCAGCTGCCATTGATGGATTTGATGAGGAGATGATGAACATCCAGGACCATATTGGCTCTAAAAGTGAGGTTGGTTTTAGTGGCATGTCGGAGGCGACGATGATGAGTAATGACTACTCATTTTGGTTTCACAATGATGACCTTAATCCATATGAGCCCTTATTTATCGGACCCTACTCAGGATGA